The following DNA comes from Henckelia pumila isolate YLH828 unplaced genomic scaffold, ASM3356847v2 CTG_461:::fragment_3, whole genome shotgun sequence.
TCGCAACAATAGTTTTTATGGTAAAAATCCAAACTTAAAAATTCATATGTATCATAAATCAATATTATAACAACTAAATATTCGACAAAGTTTTAGAGTTGTCGAATTATATCAAAATCGCATAATTTCAAAACCTACGAtaataaatcaaccaaaaaaTGTAATGGAGTgtactatttttaatttttttgcatgaggttgaatttttttttaaaaaaattgaaactactaaattttttagaaaaatgggTGGGGCTGGAAGCACATCCTAGACTAAGGGTGGCTCCGCCCCTAAGTAAGATAATCGAACTTAAACGTTAATTTTCTTCACCAACTCGATCGACAACTCATACCCTCTTTTGGAAACTAgataggtagtgtttgagatagATTTTAGGGAGCATTTTCcagctttttcttcacaaaattcaATTATCTCATATACTAGTGaagaaaaagctgagaagtgcttcttaGAAGCTATCCCAAACATTACCATAATATCTTAATAGTAGATTTAATGGTCTGATTGAATTTTATGAAGAAAAaactgagaagtgcttcctaaaagCTATCCCAAACAATACCATAATatcttaataataaatttagggAGTGTTTTGAAGAGCTTTTACTTATTTAACAGTGATTCTAGCagagattattttgaagttagTGAGAAGCTAAAGTAGGGAGTATTTGGAAATAGAAGTTGAAAACTAATACAAGCTAAAGTTTAGTGTTTGGAAAATAATTGCATtcaaacttaattttttaactaaatGACAATCATActcttatttgattatttaatttttgacacTCACActataaaaaatgattttatatattattttacctatgaattttgtatcaaaaatattttattttttataagatgaatacttgtaaaaatatataagagtaataaaaataaaaatataaaaatgaaaaattttgtATAAATATACGAGTTATGTACAAAAATCTATgaaaatacaatatatatatatatatatatatttatttttattactcttatatatttgaaaatacaatatatatatatatatatatataaataaatgcttataataataatgtaaaatttaaaaaaaaaattttaaaaaaatgcttgtaataataaggtaaaattaatcacttctacaaaaacACAATCTATTGCAAGCACTTTCTAAAAGTTGTAGGAGCTAAAGCAGAATTTAACATTCACAAACACTCAAAAACACTTCTATGTAACTAGAAGCTAAAAAGCACTTTGTAGAAGCACTTTTATGACCAGCTTTAAGATTCTAATTAATATAAGCACAAGCTAACACAAAATCTGagtttaaaaaacacacaaatatgatttttttaagctaaaatatattaatcacttatttttagtgAATGCAAACACTCTTTTAATATGATAATTAATTGTTGTACGTAATGCGGAATGAAACGAATATATATGCACATTCATGCAAATTAAAGAATTGATTTCGGATGCACAATTTCTCCTCACATGCATATTCCTAAAATTTTACAAGAATTATGCGAAAGTTCTTAAaactaattaaaaacaatattatacgatttatgaaaaattttgacaactaattaaaaaaaacaatataattaatatctttcataaaatctgatacTATACCATTAATTAAGAGAGATCTCGATATAAACCTAATTTCTGGCAagcttttttaaaaatttcaaaaatatatgcTATAGCACATTTAATAATTACTAAATctcatattaattttttttttaattttataaatagatCGAAAGTCAAGAAATGACTTacgaaaataataaatttcatgCTATTTTTACGATATCAgtatttttcgaaaaaaaatacatataaaggTAAATATTGATCGTGTGCGGTCCATTTCGATTTCTACTCCCACGTCGGCAGAGCCCATAATGTGTTCATTAATTGAGGCAATAATGGAGAGGTCACCAATTCAAGGGCAGCAAAGTAATTGCACACGGGAACGCATGGGCATAAATGTCCACGCGTTGTTCTTCGTTAGCCTCTTAGAGTACGCACCCACTGCCCCCATCACTACGCTCCTTCTTTCCTCACTTTGCTTCGAACCAAGTTTCGCTAGTGTGTTAACGGATCAAGCATTTCGCAACTGATCCAATCGCAAGCGTAAGCCGCGGGTTTTCGATTCGCTTTCGTTTCGTGTTGAATTGTCGATTGACGGGCTTTGGTTTTTGTTTGCAGATTTGTTGGCTTTTATTCTTTCTGCTGGGTGTTTTGAGATCCGGATTTGATGCTGGTGATTTGGGTTGGGAAATCGTCGTGTTTGGAGGTATCAGTTAATGCTGTGCTGGAGTAGATCGATCCCGTCTTGGATTTCGCAGTTACTTGCATGCATGGGGTCAGTTTTCTCCATGTCTTTCTCTCTGtctgtgtgtgtatgtgtgtggaTGTTGGGATTCTTTCATTCTGTTGAAGCACACAAGCACAAGATACTGCTTTTTAAGGGATGCTGATTTATTGATTAGCTGGTGATATGCAGTATTCTCTTCTTTGGGAATTTGGTGGGCACTTTTTCAGTATTTTCCAAGGTTTTAACTTTACCTGTTCAGGTGAAGAGGAATGCATAACACGATTCTAGCCTCGATAATTTCCAATCATTTTGTGTTACATTTGGGGGGCTGTGATCTCTGTGATTCTTAATAGTGTGTAACTACGAgaagtaaataaaagtttgtGGAACATATGACCaccaaagaatttttttttgctttgaTGATTACATGGTGTCTTTTCTTGGGTTTTGGGCCAACCCCTTTTGTCATGAAACAAGTACGCTTTCTTAATTTCTGTTCGTCTTTTGTGGTTTGGAATATTGGTTTTGCTTCCATTTTAAGAAAGCAACAATGGCGTGTGAAAACAGAAAGTTTTGATTTTTCTCTTTCTTTGACATTTTGACACCATGCTTTGCCTGATTTTTAAAGAGTTTGTTCGATTAGTACCCATTCCCTAAGTAATTATATAGTTTAGAAATGCCTCACTTTGGAACCAGTAAAGATAAAAAAAAGATGACATAAGAAAATGGCAAGATTTATATGTGATAGATATTGTTTGGAAACAGAgattcttgagaaaattaggCCTTTATTTTTGTCCTTAGGGTGTTTGAAGAAGTATCTGCTATCTCTCATTGGGTTTATTATGGCAAGCTTGAAGGATAAATGGAAAGAAATGTCACTTGTAAGATGATGCCCTTAACTTTGCTTAGATCATGTTGAGTAGatacataattattttaattacctTTTGACTTGTTGATCTGCAAAATTGGAATTTTTTACTTCCTAGGTTCTTGCTATTGATGGTTTAATTTTGGATTATTTGACAGTAAAGGCAGATGACATGATATGCTTGTTATTGAGCCACAATTGTAATTGCCATAATTCTTTTGACTAAATTAGTTGATATGAGTTTAACCACGATGCAAAACTTTCAAATGTCTCCCGTGCTAATATGGTTTATTTCGAAAAGACAACTGCTGAACCTTCACACCTACTTATCTAGATTtcttctatatttttttatttgtaatatGGTTTTATTTTATCCTGGGATAGCAAAATCGAcattaatttcttgaagtttaGTCACTCGATCTATCTAACCTTTCTGCACTCATGGCCCCCATCCCCTCTTCTTGTTAGATACGTGCAATTCCCCTTCTACTTGCTTTTATATAATTCAGCTGTTGAAATTTCAGTAATTCATGGGTTTCTTGATGATGATTTCCAAGATAGAAGAAAGGGTACAACACAAACTGGTTTACTCATCTAAAGGATCATCTTACGATACATTATGAAAGATTGCCTATGAGTTGTTATGCCATCTGTTTTTCCAGTTTCAATGAAGACCTCTACTGATTAATTGCTCCATATGTCTTTGCTGTTAGCATCATCTCTTACATATATGATACTGTCTTTGTCATCTTAGGTTAGCATTATTGATCGCGTTCCGTATTCATCGTTCCCTTTAAACAAATACATTTAAATATTTGTTGTATGTCTTTTACATGCTCCTCCTTTGTTGCCATAATAAAAGTACAAAACCGATTTTCTTCAAAACTAATGGCTTAAAACTGTTACGTTTTGGATAATGCTATTCACTTTTAGAGGAATGGTAGTTTTTCAAGGCTATGTCAAAATTCTTCTTGCCCCTACACTTTATGCGTCTGCTCCCCCTTCTTTGTCATATCTAAAGTGTCTTACAGTTTCTGCCACATTATTCATTTGCATGGTGATAAACCAAATTTGTAACAGAGCAGAGGTTGCCTAGGATGTTGTGTCAAACCACCACTTGTGATTTCTGTGGATGAACCATCCAAGGGTCTTAAAATTCAAGGCCAACGAGTAAAGAAACATAGTTTGACAGAAGATTTCTGGAGCACCAGTTCAGGTACCATGGACAATAGTGCCTTCCAGTCCCATAGAAGTATCTCATCAATCAGTACTTCAAATCAAACCTTTGATGCTCACAGCAGTGCTGGCAGTTCAAACAACCCTACCGATTTTGTTAATCCTGGCAAGTATATCAATGCTATGTTATCCTCTTGTTGTGCATTTAAGGAAtctcttatttattttatctgtTACTGAGGAACACTAAAATAACTCTTTTCCTTAAGTTGCCACTATCAAAGCTTATTATAATGACAAATTTTGAGTTTGCTTcctttatttgatttttctgTTTAATCTCGCACGAATCCTGAAAATGCTTGTTTTTTTTTGGGGAGGTGAAAATTTATCTCCCCATGACTGCTTTAAAAAGAGGGTTTGATATAGACTTGAGAGACGGAACTTTATTTGACATTACTGTCTCCCTTCTCTGCTAGTTTTTCTTGATCAAAATTTGGTCTTTTCACTGCTTGTAacaatttcaaattaattttgttGAAGGTCTTCTTCTCTGGAATCAAGCAAGACAACAGTGGATTGGAAATAAGCGATCTCAAAAGCATGTACAAGTA
Coding sequences within:
- the LOC140871576 gene encoding uncharacterized protein isoform X3; the encoded protein is MHGSRGCLGCCVKPPLVISVDEPSKGLKIQGQRVKKHSLTEDFWSTSSGTMDNSAFQSHRSISSISTSNQTFDAHSSAGSSNNPTDFVNPGLLLWNQARQQWIGNKRSQKHVQVQEPKLSWNATYESLLGTNKPFPQPIPLAEMVDFLVDVWEQEGLYD
- the LOC140871576 gene encoding uncharacterized protein isoform X1 gives rise to the protein MLCWSRSIPSWISQLLACMGGCLGCCVKPPLVISVDEPSKGLKIQGQRVKKHSLTEDFWSTSSGTMDNSAFQSHRSISSISTSNQTFDAHSSAGSSNNPTDFVNPGLLLWNQARQQWIGNKRSQKHVQVQEPKLSWNATYESLLGTNKPFPQPIPLAEMVDFLVDVWEQEGLYD
- the LOC140871576 gene encoding uncharacterized protein isoform X2 produces the protein MASLKDKWKEMSLSRGCLGCCVKPPLVISVDEPSKGLKIQGQRVKKHSLTEDFWSTSSGTMDNSAFQSHRSISSISTSNQTFDAHSSAGSSNNPTDFVNPGLLLWNQARQQWIGNKRSQKHVQVQEPKLSWNATYESLLGTNKPFPQPIPLAEMVDFLVDVWEQEGLYD